The following nucleotide sequence is from Drosophila takahashii strain IR98-3 E-12201 chromosome 3L, DtakHiC1v2, whole genome shotgun sequence.
CAGTTTGCCCGGAAGAAGTCGATGAGAGTGGTTCCTATTATGAGCCTTTCGATGGCACAACCATGGGTCCCGAAATTATTGAAGGTGAAGATAGCGCAGAGGAGATTACTATTAAGTATATCAACTCCACATCTGAAATTCCGGCTGTAACCGAATCTTCCACCAGTTCATCGGTTAATAGCTCCAACATGCCAACTGAAAGTTCTGCTCTCGTTACGGATTCAACCAATAACCCTACTACATCATCTGAAATCTACACACCCACTCCGATTACAAGTGAATCTACCAGTGCGGCTGATACAACTACAGATTCCAGTTCTGAATCGGTGGGATATATTGCCACTTCCGAATCGCCGGATCTCAGGAACGTCGTCACAGAAGAAGAGGCAACTTCTAGTTCTGATATTCCAATAGAGACTACCATAAACCCAACCACTTCCGATAATCTGGAAACTTCTACGGGTGCAAGCACAACGATTGAAGCTTCCACAGATAATGATActataaaaactgaaaaaaccaCGGAAGAAAAATATGATATATCCTCAGAAAGCgtcaaaataaattcgtttaTGACCGATGATCCCTTCACCGATCAGCAGGATCCTGTGGTCCCAGAATCCACCAGTCAAGTTAAGGATTTCAACGATACGAATGTCCTTCATTATGCCGATGTGCCGCAggagcaaatcaaaaatggtcTCACCTGGGGTTATATAACCGCTTTCATAAGTGGACTGGTGGTTTTCGTAGTGTTCGTTGCGATCGTAACTATCTTTATGTATAGGAGATATTtcgagataaaaaaatatcatgCGATCTCCACAGCT
It contains:
- the Rcd2 gene encoding uncharacterized protein Rcd2; its protein translation is MAKLIILCCFLWTLKSSALPILEPDSLDVMCPPCPTDLPVCSNILVEVARKTGFPDCGCPRYECHDKEPVCESSMRFYRNKCTVCDPCEPLAVRCKENCSVEEETPNCLTDNNEYKEIGAVWSEDNGCTTATCLGGYVSRTSVQCNHIYPCNKPIRIEGQCCPVCPEEVDESGSYYEPFDGTTMGPEIIEGEDSAEEITIKYINSTSEIPAVTESSTSSSVNSSNMPTESSALVTDSTNNPTTSSEIYTPTPITSESTSAADTTTDSSSESVGYIATSESPDLRNVVTEEEATSSSDIPIETTINPTTSDNLETSTGASTTIEASTDNDTIKTEKTTEEKYDISSESVKINSFMTDDPFTDQQDPVVPESTSQVKDFNDTNVLHYADVPQEQIKNGLTWGYITAFISGLVVFVVFVAIVTIFMYRRYFEIKKYHAISTAAVSQQPRETVAL